The nucleotide sequence GTTTCCGCCGCCGACGAAGATGACGTCTTGCGCGCGCAGGTGAGCGTGCATGTCGACGACGTCGGTGCGAAACAGCGACAGCACGCTCGGCTTGCACTGGATCCTCGCGGCGGTGCGAAAGAACTGGTCGATGTTCTCCTGCGGATCGCCCGAAGCGGTAGGGAGATAGCATATGCGGGGTCGGCGCTTGTCGGCAAGGCCGACCAGGTAGCGAAAATTCGGCGTGACGGTTCCGCGTCTGCGCGTGCTTCCGCCAATGGCGACGGCGTCGTAGTTTGACATAGAGCGCACCGGTTCGACGCTCGGTACGGTCTTCTTGGTCTGATGCGGCCGGCGCAACTCCCGCTTGCTGCGCTCGCTACGCTCAGGATGACAGTGGCAACGAGAGATCGTGTTTAAAATCGGCGGAATGTGGGCGACGGGTCCTTGCGTTGCGATCTAGCATAGACGCAACGGGAGGTGACCTCATGAATCGTCGTGCGGCGTTGGGAATCTGTGCTGTTCTTGCGTTCGGAGCCTGTGCGGCGGCCGGCAATCGAGCGCTGCCTCCCGGCCAAGTTTCGGCCGCGAGCAGCCGGCACGGGTACACGATTCGCATTCTAGGGTCGCTAGGCGGCACCAACAGTGCGGCCAACAGCATCAACCGCCTCGGCTGGGCGATGGGCGTTTCGTTCCTTAGCGGTAACAACGTCATGCACGCAGCGATTTGGAAAGGACACGCCGCGATCGATCTCAAGACGCTCGGCGGTCCGAACAGCGCCATCGAGTGGCCGGTATCGAACGATAGCGGATACGCTTCGGGAATCTCGGAGACGTCCACGCCGGATCCGCTCAAAGAGAGCAAAAGTTGGGGCTGTCATGCGTTTCTTCCGGACGGCGGTAGTTCGGGCGATACGTGCGTCGGCTTCGTTTGGCACGACGGAACGATGACGGCGTTGCCGACGGCCGGCGGCAATAACGGCTACGCCGCCGGAATGAATCAAAGCGGTACCATCGCAGGGTGGGCGGAGACGAGTCAGACGGACTCGACGTGCGTGGCGCCGCAGCAGCTGCAGTTCGTTCCCGTGACGTGGAACGCGTCGACGTTGCAACTGCAGCAGCTTCCGACCCTAACGGTTAAAGGAAAGCCCGACCCCGACGGCGCCGCGACGGCGGTCAATGCCGGCGGCGAGGTCGTCGGCATCTCAGGCATCTGCGATCAGGCAGTCGGACGTTACACTGCGCGACACGCAGTCGCGTGGATACATGGCGCCGTTACGGAGCTCAAGACGATCGGCGGCCGTTCGTGGAACACGCCGACGGCGATCAACGATCGCGGACAAATCGTCGGATTCCTCAATAAGCCCGGAAAGGCCGATCGTGAGGGGAGTCCAAACTTCATCTCGGCGATGTGGAAGGATGCATCTCAGGCTCCGATTCAAATCGGAACGCTCCCCGGCGACGCGGTGAGCGAGCCGACGAGCATCAACGATCGCGGGGTCGTGCTCGGCGTATCGTTCCCCAGCTCCCACGTGTATCTATGGAAGAACCGAAAGATGACTGACTTGACCAAACTGGTCGCTGCGGCGTATCCGAAGTGGGCGCTCGTGAGCGTCGGCGGCATCAACGACGCCGGCCAAATCGCCGGGCAAGCCTGCAAGCTCGTGAAAGGGGCGTGTCCGGCGTCGAACGCTACGCTCGCAACGTTCCTCGCCACCCCGCGCCGCTGACGTGCACCTCGTACTGACGTTCCTCATCGCGGCGTGCCTAGGCCCCGTCTACCATCAGTTCGACTTTTGGGTCGGTAACTGGCGCGTGACCAACGCGCACGGAAAGCTGTTAGGGCACGACTATCTCATCAAACGCTTGAAGAATTGCACGATCTACGAAGAGTACCACGACGCCGGCGATCCAAGTGTCGGCGAAGGCTTTTCCGCGTACGATGCCGGCCGTAAGCAGTGGCATCAGTCGTTCGTCGACGATACGGGCTTCGTGCTCAATCTCGACGGCGGACTCCAAAATGGCGCCATGATGCTCGAGGGAACCGATTACGTCAACGGCAAGCCGCGGCTCAATCGTGGAACGTGGAGCAAGCGAGGCGACGCGGTCGAGGAGCTGTGGCAAACCTCCATGGACGGCGGCCGTATGTGGAAGACGCGCTTCGACGGTTGGTTTCATCGGATGTAAAAAATGAGCGTCACACCGCTCTGCCGGCGCGTGTTTATACGTTCGATGGAGGGATCGTACGTCGACAAGCGCTGGCTCGAGCGTCCGTTGGACGAGCTCTCGCGAGTCAGTTCCGAGCAACGCGGCTGGAACGGCTTTCGCGCTGCGCTGGTCGAGGTGGCCGGCGGCAAGAGCGAGCCGGTCGCGCTCGCGCGCCATAACGTGACGATGCTCGTCAGCCCGCCGCTGACGACGACCGTGATCTGCGACGACAACGCCGCCACGCGCCTGCAGCAGCCGGGGAACTTCGACATTCTGCCGGCGTACAGCTCGGTTGAGTGGACGGACGACGGCTACAGTATTTTTCTGGCGGTCGGACTGGAACATTCGTTCGTACGCGAGACGGCCGACGACATGGGAGCAGATCCGGATCGACTGGCGATCGCGCATCGTCTGACCTGCCGCGATCCGAAGATCGAGTATTTGCTGTGGGCGCTCAAAGCAGAACTCGAACAAGAGCAGCCGTTTGGGCGCATCTACGCCGACAGTTTGGGCGTCGCTTTGGCGTCGCAGCTCGTGCGGCGCTGGATCGAAGCCGACCCCAAGCCGGTAAGGGGCGGACTCCCGGAACGCACGCTCAAGCGCACCTGCGCGTACATTGAGGAGCGGCTCGCGTGCGACCTGACCCTGCACGATATCGCAGGTCAAGCGGGTTTGGGCGCATCGCGCTTCGGCGAACTCTTTAAACGCTCGACCGGAGTATCGGTGCATCGCTACGTCATTCGCCGGCGCGTGGAGCGCGCGGCAGAGCTCATCACGCGCACGCGCCTACCGCTGTGCGAGGTAGCGCTTCAGGCCGGTTTTGCCAATCAAAGTCATATGGCGCTGGCCATACGTCGATCGCTCGGCGTAACGCCCAAACGTCTACGCGACGCCTGTTGAGGCGGCTCAGAATGA is from Candidatus Baltobacteraceae bacterium and encodes:
- a CDS encoding AraC family transcriptional regulator, which produces MSVTPLCRRVFIRSMEGSYVDKRWLERPLDELSRVSSEQRGWNGFRAALVEVAGGKSEPVALARHNVTMLVSPPLTTTVICDDNAATRLQQPGNFDILPAYSSVEWTDDGYSIFLAVGLEHSFVRETADDMGADPDRLAIAHRLTCRDPKIEYLLWALKAELEQEQPFGRIYADSLGVALASQLVRRWIEADPKPVRGGLPERTLKRTCAYIEERLACDLTLHDIAGQAGLGASRFGELFKRSTGVSVHRYVIRRRVERAAELITRTRLPLCEVALQAGFANQSHMALAIRRSLGVTPKRLRDAC